Below is a window of Gimesia chilikensis DNA.
GAAGCAGACAAGCTGCGGGCGCAGATTCCCAAACCGGAATACATTCGCGTGGCAACAGAGGACACACAGCACCTGCCTCAGACGTTTGTATTTTATCGGGGGGATATCTCTTCACCAGAAAAAGATCTGATCGCTCCCGGTGGTCTGACAGTGATTTCTTCTAAAGAAGACAACACATTTGAGCTGAATGATCCCCAACTGCCGACGACGGGACGCCGACTGGCGTATGCCCGGTACCTGACCAGTGGGAAGCATCCTCTTGTGGCACGCGTGCTGATGAACCGGTTCTGGATGCACCACTTTGGCCAGGCGATTGTCGATTCCACGGGTGACTTCGGTTCCCGGTCTTCCGTCCCCACACATCCCGAACTGCTGGACTGGCTGGCGGCTGACTTTATGGAACAGGGCTGGCAGCTCAAACGCATCCATCGCCTGATCATGACCTCACGGACTTATAAGCAGACCTCAGCGACCCACTCCGAACAAGCAGCCGCGATTGACTCTGATAACCGTCTCTACTGGCGCATGACAATGCAACGCCTGGAGGCGGAATCGATCCGCGATGCTATCCTGGCGGTCAGCGGTGAATTGAACCGGGAGCAGTTTGGTGAGCCAGTACCGGTTGCACTGGCGGACAGCGGCATTATTACAGTCGGCGCTGGTAAAGTGTCAAAAGATCGCCGGGAACTGAAACGTTCCATTTACGTGCAGGTCCGGCGGACTCAGCCGGTGACGATGTTGAATGCCTTTGATGCCCCCAGCATGGAGCCCAACTGCGAGCGGCGGGTCTTTTCGACCGTGGCAACACAGTCACTGGCGCTGCTCAATAGTGAATTCATGCGGAATCAATCTGAAGCCTTTGCTAAGCGGGTACTCACCACGGCAGGGAAAGACGCCGACGATACTAAGCTAATCAAGACGGCCTGGAAGCTGGCTTTAAGTAGTGAGCCTTCCCCGGCTGAACTGCAGGCGCTGGAGAAAAACTTCGCGCTGCAGTTGAAAGAATATCAGACAAAGAAAGCCAAACAGCCTCGGGAGGAAGCACTGGCTGCCGTCTGTCATGTGCTGTTTGGAACCAACCAGTTTCTGTATGTGGAATAAGCGGTTAAAGACGCCTGTTTCCTGACAGAATATAAATATTGATCTCCAGAGGGAGTCTCTCGTGTCTCAATTTATCAATCAAAACTCCGCCAGTTCTCGCCGTCACTTTCTGGCCCAGAGTGCCTTTGGCGTCTCCTCACTGGCTCTGGCCTCGCTGTTAAACGACGAACAGCTGCTGGCCGCCCCGGAAAAGCCGGCTCTGGAAGAGAAAACGTACGATCTGCTGCCAAAGCAGACCAGCCATCCGGCCCGCGCCAAATCGATGATCTCAATTTTCTGCGGTGGTGGACCGAGTCACCTGGATCTGTTCGACCGTAAGCCAACACTCGACAAGTATGCGGGCAAGCGTTTTCCCGGCGACGGGATCAAATACGATAACGCCGGCCAGGCGACTTCGATCATCATGCCCTCTCCCAACACATTCGAGAAGTGTGGTGAATCGGGGATGGAGATCAACACCGCCCTGCTGCCCCACCTGGGTGAGATTGTTGACGATATTACGCTGATACGCTCAATGCAGCTGCCCAATATCCGCAATCACGTGGCTGGCATGCGGGCCATGACCACCGGTCGAGGGCGAGAAGGCTGGCCTTCCCTGGGGAGCTGGATCACTTATGGTCTGGGAGCCGAGACACAGAATCTGCCGGCATTTGTAGCGATTACGATTCCCCGTAACCCGGTCGGATCACCATACTGGGACAGCCGCCATTTGCCTTCGATTTACCAGGGGACGGTTGTCAGCAAGTCAGAGCCGCGAATTGCGAATCTGAATCCGATCCGGGAACTGCGTGGCAAGCCCCAGTCGAATCAGCTGGACCTGCTGAAAGAGTTGAACCAGATCCATCACCAGCGTCATCCCGGCGAAGACGATCTGGCAGCACGCATTGCCAGCTATGAACTGGCGGCCCGGATGCAGACCGCAGCGACCGAGGCACTCGATCTGACTAAAGAGACCGAAGCCACCCATCAGATGTACGGAGCCGATGATCCAGTGACCAAAGAATTCGCGGATGCCTGTATGCTGGCTCGTCGATTTGTGGAACGTGGCGTCCGTTTCGTGCAGATCTGGAATTACGCCTGGGACATGCACGAGAATATCTTCGCTGCACTTGAATCGCGTTGTAAAACCTGTGATAAACCGTGTGCAGCCCTGGTAACCGATTTGAAGAATCGGGGACTGCTGGATTCCACGATGGTCCAGTGGGGCGGTGAAATGGGACGTCTGCCTGTGATTCAGGATCGCGGTAAAGGCAAGAAACCGGGGCGTGACCATAACACGGAAGGCTTCAGTATCTGGATGGCCGGTGGTGGCATCAAAGAGGGGCACATTCATGGAGCGACAGATGACTTCGGTCACCGGGCGGTTCAAGATGTGGTGACCCAGCATGACTTCCATGCGACGCTGCTGCATCAGTTCGGTCTGAACTATGAAGGCCTGAATTTCGAACATAACGCCCAGTCAGTTGCACTGGTCGAACCCGGTCAGGGAAAGGTGGCGTCTGGCATCCTCAAGTAATCCCCTTGCGCAACAGGGAGCGTCGATGCAAACAGCTGGTTATCGTCTAAATAGTCTGATTCTGTCACTGTTATTACTGGCTGTCCCAGTAGAGGCTGGTGAGCTGGTTGTTTCAGCTGACTTCCCGGGAGGCTCGGCTGAGGTTCTGAAAGTCGATCAGCGTACGCGTTCGATTACGGTGCGTCCTGCCGGAGATCCACAGTTTGGCTGGCCCTGCTGGTGGTATTTCAAAGTCTCCGGCATTAAACCGGGAGAAACGCTGACTGTTTCGGTCGACGCGAGTTCTCTCAAACAGGCAAACGGCTCGAAGCTGTCTGCCAACTGGGCCCTGCCTGAGCGGGCTGCATTTAGTCTCGATGGAAAGGCCTGGAAACAGACTGGTTCTGGAACCAGGGAGAAGGACCACTGTCGCTGGACACAACAGGTGGATGCCGAACAAGCCTGGTTTGCCTGGGGGCCTCCATTTGTGCCCTCGGATGCCCAGGCACTGGTTGATCGCCTGAGCCGGAAACATGAAGACGTGACGGCATTTGAATTATGCAAAACCCGCGCTGGGCGCAGTGTACCTGCACTGGTGGTGAGCCCCGATGGGAAACATTCCGACGATCGCATGGTGATCTGGGTTCAGGCTCGTCAGCATGCCTGGGAATCAGGGGGCAGCTGGGTTGGGTGTGGCTTCATTGAATGGGCTGTGAGCGATGATCCTCTGGCGGTGGCTTTGCGGGAAAAGGTTGATATCTATTACGTTCCAATCATAGATATCGACAATGTGGCGACCGGGAATGGCGGCAAGAATCAGGTCCCCCACGATCATAACCGGGACTGGTCTGAGATGCCCCGCTGGAACGCAGTGCAGGCAGCCATGAAGGCTCTGAGACAGTTCGACAAGCAGAACCGACTGGTGATGTTTGTCGATCTACATAACCCTGGTGCCAGTTCGAAGCAGCCGTTTTTTTATATTGCGCCTCCCGAATTGAATACTCAGCGAAGAAAAGCACTGCAAGACGCTTTTATTGCAGTCTGTCGCGAGGAGATGCAAGAGCCTCTGAAGCTCGATCGAAGTACACCCTCGACGGGACCAAAGTACGACAAACGCTGGAAAGAGATCTCCAGTAACTGGGTACGAAGTGCCACCCGAGAGCATGTCGTGGGAATTACGCTCGAGACCTGCTGGAATACGCCCCACAGTCACCCGCAGGGTTACATGACTGTGGGACAACAACTGGGTCGGGGTATCGCCCGGTACCTGAAACAGGATCCCCGCCAGTCTCCTGCTCTGGATTGAGCCAGAGCAGGTTGTCTAGCTCTTAGTCTGATCCTGTCTGTGGAAGCTTCAATCCACAGTTTATGAAGCGGAGTCCAGTTTTTCGAATACGGCTTTCATCAGCAGTGGGAGTACGACGGTGGCATCAGAATAGACTTCCGCGAACCGACCGCCATCCTGGGGTGAAAGGAATTTGCCCCAGCTGACTCCTTCAGAATAAGTGCATCCAGAGAGACCTCCCCAGTGAACCGGTTCGGGGCAGATACGAATGCCATAGCGGAAGCGGGGCTCTTTCCACTCTGTGCCCAGGCGGTAGTTGGCAATTTCGTAATACGGGGCAACCTGCTGTGCCCAGTTACGGGGAACTCCCCCACCGATGGTGAAGATGCCGAAGGTGACCGCATCCCGCATCAGGCGGGCATATTCCTGCAGGTCAAGAAACGGGTTGAAGCTGGGGAGCGCGGTTAGAATTTCTTCCTGTTCGAGCTCTTCCAGAGGCTTGCCTGATTTGGCAATCAGTTCGGACATGGCCCAGGTGGAGACGTCGAGGCCGATTTCACTGTCAGTGAAAGCGGGGATGAAGACGGGCACATTTTGCTCATAAGCACTGCGGAGGATGCCGCGTCCATCGTTGATTTCGGAGAGTCGCTGACCGAGTGCCCGGCAGAGACGGGCCGAAGACCAGACGCCATCTTCGGGCTGGGATTCCCGCAGGACCGAGCGGACCAGCTTTTCGACGTTGTTCAGATTCGACTCCATTTCGAGGGTGTCGTAAATCCGGTTGTAGCCTTTTTTGTAGAGTGTTTCGTCGGAATCAGTAGGATTGTACTGGTAGTGGACCAGGCCAATCGATTCGGTGAGACCGTGGGCAATCAGGGCACCAGTAGCGACGACGGCATGCACGAGGCCACGGTCAATCATGTCACAGATGATGCTGCCCTGTTTGGCGACGGTCATGGCGCCGGAGAGAGTGAGGACAACTTTGCATTCAGAGTCTTGTGCCATATCCAGCAGAATGTCGTAGGCATCTCCCAGGCGTCTGCCTGAGAACGCGGTTGCAGACATGGCCTGCAACAGTTCGCCAAACGAATTGACACTCGACAAGTCCAGGCTTTTCAGTGGTTTTAAGCCGTCTCCTCGACCGTCGTGGAACTCTCGATCTCCACTCATGATTCACTCTTCCTTCGTGAGTTGATGCGGGGCGCAAAAAAAGAAAACAACGCTCAGTCAGGTGCGCTCCTTGTCTGAATACAGACTTCAAAGCGCACCTGGCATGATGCGATGTTTATACCGTAATTCAACGCCTTTCAGATTTCCAGAGTGGGAACGGTTTATCAGCTGTAATCAATAGATACAGGAGTGGTTCCCGTCAGGAACTTTCAGGTGGGAATTTACAGAGCAACAACCTGATCCGCTTCGCAGTGGGAACCGGCTGGTTCCTGAAGCGCAGGTTGCCCATTTGGAATGGGGAACCGGGGCATTTCGAGAATGCTGACGTCACCCAGATCGACTTCTTCCCGAATGTAACGGAGAACGTCATTCGGATCAGTATTGCCGCAGGTGAAGACGTCGAGAGCGATTAAGCCCAGGTCGGCGTAACAGTGGGCTGAGCAGTGGCTTTCATCAAGAAGGCACATCGCGGTGAAGCCCGGTGCTGAATTATGACCAAAGTGATATCGTACCTGTGAGATCACAGTAGCACCAGCACGGGTAGCTCCACGTGCCATGGCTTCCAGAATCAGTTGGTCGTTTAGACAAATGTCCCGCGAGACATTACGACAATCAATGAGAAGATGTCTTCCTTTATGCAACTCATAAACCCTCCACTGAGGTGCCAGAAAAAAACAGGCATCCGATTTTTAATGAAACTGTTCGAGACGATTTCGAATCGTAATGCCTATATCGGTACGCTTTTTTAAAAGTTCGAGATTATTATGTCAAAGCGAGAGAAAATACAAGAAATAAATCGATCATTTTGCGTGGAATTTACAAAAATTGAAACAAGTATTTCCCACGTCTGGAGACGGGCAGATTCCTGAGCCCAACCCTTGGCAGGGCTGGGGGTTCCAGCCTGTCTAAAAATGCGTCAGTCGCCCCCGGAAACGGCCTGCCAGGGTAACCGGAGATGCGCAAGTTCTACACCATGTTAGCTCCCCATCGGCCGGGAGATTGCCGGGCAAGAAAACCGAAAGTCCGGGTAGCTTTAAGTGATGATTACAGGCCAGTTTAAGAAACAGGGCTGAAGCTCGCATGGAACTTCAGCCCTGGTATAGACACTTTTGGTTTGAGAAACCGGAGCTTAAAACTCGCCGATGGGGTTGCCGTCGGCGATCATTCCGAGTCGCTGGAAGATCTCGTAGCTCATGTTCTCACTCAGGAAACGGACCGCACCGTCCCCCAGCAGGAAGTGGGCTCCCCCTTCATGCTTACTGGAGAAGTTGGCAATGTGGTTTGTGGTGTTGGGGGGATGGTGCATGGCCATCATACTCATCATGGCCGGTTGACCGACATGCCCCAGAATCAGGGATGCCGGGCCTTCGGTCATGGATGGCATACTCATCATCCCTGCCGGTCGGGTGGCGTTCGGGATGGCGGCGTACCAGGTGGAATCGGCCTCGATGATTGAGGCCGCACCCACAAACTGATGCTGATGAGAGCGTTCCCCGGCGACAATCGTATTCGAAGTTCCGTCGATGACATCGCGAACTCTGACATTACTGTTGCGGTAGAGAATCCCTTTCTGGGCGGGGTTGCCTGGAGTCATTGTCAGGCTGCCATACCCGAAAACACCCACATAGTTCGCAGAGGACAGCTGGTAGGAGTTCGAGCCATCGGTGACCGAGAAGACGCCCTGGTTGGTGTCACTGGGGCAGCGGAAGATGGGCACAACCTGGTCAGCCAGATCGATATTGGGAGAAACGGTAGCATTCAGATTCAGGTTGAGCTGGTTATACAGCGGAGCCTGGTCCAGGAACGGGAGTAACATGACGCCCCAGGCAAAACCGGATCCTGTTTCGGAAGAAGAGGGATCACTGTTGACGACACCTCGCGCGATGTAGCCGGGAGGATACGTGCCGTGCGTGTCGTGGTAATTGTAGAGCGCCAGGCCGATCTGCTTGAGGCTGTTTTTACAGGTGGAGCGACGAGCCGCTTCCCGGGCCTGCTGGACAGCAGGCAGGAGTAAGGCGATCAGGATCGCGATGATGGCGATGACCACCAGCAGTTCAATGAGGGTGAAGCCACGTCGATGATGGCGAGGATTCTGTGAAAAATTCATGGTAGGTTTACCTTTTATGTTACGTTGCATGTCGCGCAAGCGTAAACCGGATGTTGGGTGGAAAAGAGTTGCCAGCGCAGCGGATCGGGCATTTCCAATCTCTGAGTGCCTGCTGTCAAACTTGCTTAGCAAGGAGGGGCTAAGCCCTGGGGGGAGGGATTTCCGGTTGCTGAGACAGCGAAGTCGTCGTGTCATCAGCCACAAGCAGAGAGTCGAGCCGAGTATTGTCCGAAATGATTCGAGGAGCCAGATTTAACTGGCGGGGATCAGAGACATACCAGCCTTTGAGTTGAGAATCGCCACAGCCACAAAGACGTGAAACCTGGCATATTGAGGAATTCGACTTCTCGCCGGGGGACTCTTTGTCTGCACCGGCGGAACAGCAGCTTCGGTTGGAGGCCATGGAGTTCGTACAACAGGTGCCCTGTCCCAGCTCGGAAACCGACCGGCTTTTGTTTACACAGCAGCAGCGGGAGTTCGATTTCTGGTCCTCGGCACACCGACAGCCAGATCTTACAGACAGGCTGGGAACCACGGCGGTATTCGTGATCAGGTACCCCAGGCAGAACAAGGTGACACAAACACCGCGCAGTACTCTTCTCAGAGAGAAAGAGGCAAACAATTCAGTATGGCAGGTGCTGCGGTGGGAAGTCACGGTAAGTACTCTTTGAATCAGAACTTGAGGTTTCTGTTCGATGGTAAGCATCCCTGCTATTACCATTGTTCAGAACTACTGGGGGTAAAAAAAGTGAATAAACACCATTTTTTTACTGATCCGCAGATTTTTCCGGCCTCCAGCTCCAAATGCTTGAGTTCTTTACTCGTTGGTGGAGGAAGAGTTGACCCTGTTACCAGATTGGAGCGTGTGCTGACGAATGAATTTGACGACCCGATCCGGCTCGGGATGCGTGAAGTGGTGCCCCTTTGATTTTTCCGTCCCCTCTTTGACGGAGATGATCTGAAAGTTATTTTTACGGTATTTTTCCGGAACCCGGCTGAACATGAGCAGTGTGTTCTCATCGGGTGGAACAACCTGATCATTTTCCGAAATGATGTGTAGCACCGGGATCTCTGCTTCAGCAATCGTTGTGATGCGGTCTACCGGGTTATTGGGCCAGTCCAGTGCTTCCTGTTCTGTCAGACCATAGGACTTGAGGCAGGCGTTCCAGCGGGCCAGCGAGCCTTCGCTCTTCCCTTTTCCACCGGGCCAGCTTTTAAAATCGCAGACAGGAGTGTCAGCATAGATACAGCTCACTTTGTCTGGATTGGCCAGGGCCCAGTTGTAAATGAAGAGTCCCCCGCGGCTCACTCCTTCTAAAGCGACTTTGGACTGCAGTCCGTGCTGCTGTGTCAGTCGCTTGTAAAATTTATTTCCGTATTCGATGGCCTGGGGGGAACCAAATAGATCCGACACATCCAGGTATGCGATATGGAAACCCTGTTTCAGGAGTTCCACATCCATTTCATAATGGAAGTCAGGGAAGCGGGCGCGCCAGACCCAGGGGTTGCCGGGGGCGGCCTTCTCCGGAATGACGACGTAAGATTTTCGCCCTTCGGTCGGGAAATGAACCCGCTGGAACCCATGCCACGTATCCTGTTTGCCTGACCAGTTTTGAGGCGTTTTTGAGGAGGCTTCTCCTGCAAATCCAGCAGGCAGAAAACAGGCCACGAACAGCAAGGCGAAAAAAGTGCGAAAAATTGAAATGGAGGGAATCATAGGCTGGCGCTCGCTCTCTGCTCAGGGAGGTAGAAATTTAAAATGGTTATCTCAAGCAAAATCAGGATGTTAGCGTTACATAAGGTTTCCGGCGATTCAGCAATTCTTCATCAACATGGATACCGGTCGTATCAGTTCTAATGACTTTGTGCCGAGTTGGGGCGCTGCCAGAGGCGCTGATGACAAACTGTCGCCACCCGAAGATTTTTCTGACATATAGTTTAGTCAATCCATGTGGAAATGGAAATTATAAACAAGACCCGGTCGTCGGGTGATGGTCTGGAGCGGATGGAGTTCTCCACACTTTTTGAATGCCTTTCATTATATCTAGCGATAGTTCATAACAAGACGGGTTCCTGCTATGTCTTTCATTCCTGCCACCCATACAACAGAGACCTTGACCAAGCGGTTTTCTGATCCAGTCATTAATTCGGTCATTGATGTCTTTAAATATTTTGTCGGTACCACTGCCGAGTTGGAAACGATTATCGATGTCAGCGATGCCCCCCGCCACCTGTTGAGCTCTGCGATTGAGGTGAATGGTCCAGGAAAAGGCATCGTTGTCGTCAACGTCCCAAGGGATCTCGTTTCTCGCGCTGTCGCGTTGTTAATCGATGAAACCCTGGCTGAGGATGAGCATGTTCTCACCGACTTTGCCTGCGAATTATCGAATATGATTGCCGGTCAGGCTAAGAAAGCAGTCGATCATATGGGCTTCCAACTGGGACATCCGACTCTGATCGAAACGGAGCAGATCGATACTCTTTATCCCCCGGAAGCCGGTTCCAAGTGCGGTATATTTCAAACCGGAATCGGTGAGATTGCCGTCTATTTTGGTTTCGTGGGACAGCTGGGGGAAATTCTGGATCAGGAAGGTCCGGAAGTGGAAAAGAAACGGCTGCTGGTTGTCGATCCCGATGAGCTGAGCTGTGCCCTGTTCAAAGGGCTGTTGCATGAGCGTTACCAGGTTCAGACGGCTTCGACAGTAGAAGAAGCATTTATGGATGCTGCTTTGAATGAACCGGATCTGATTCTCCTTGAAATTGATGCGGACCATGGTCACCAGGCGGAGGCTGTTCGCCAGATCAAAGAGTCTCCACTCATGGAAAATGTAGAGATTCTGGTGGTTACCTCCAATCGTTCCACAACTGCCATTATTCAGGCATTTAACCATGGTGCCGCCGATTATATTCTGAAGACGGACTTCACAAAGCAGATTCTGATTGGCAAAATAGAACGCGCTCTGGGAAGAACACCGGTTGTCAAAGAGGTCATGGCGACTACAAAATAAAGATCTCCCAAAGTGGAACTTCTTTCATTCCCCGGTTTGATCGCCGGGTTTTTTTATTGTCTGACCTTAATTGACAGTGAGCGGAATATCATGAATCTGGAAGGAAAAGTCGCCGTCATCACCGGCTCAGCCGTTCGCATCGGACGGGCAATCGCACTGACATTGGCTGACGCAGGCGCTGATATCTGTATTCATTATAACTCGTCGGATCAAGCCGCGCGGGATACCTGTCACGAGATAGAACAGAGGGGACGGTTGGCGATGCAGGTTTCCGCTGATCTCTCTAATCCTGTCTCGGCAGCGGAAACGGTTTTTTCAGAGGTGATGACAGAACTGGGGCGGGCAGATGTGCTTATTAACAGTGCCTCCGTCTTTGAGAATAAGCAACTGAAGGAAGCGACCGAGGCTGACTGGGACTCCCAGCTGGATATTAATCTGAAAGCCCCCTTCTTTCTGAGTCAGAAATTTGCGGAACACCTGCCCTCTGATCGGTCAGGACACATCATTAATATCGTCGACTGGCGAGCCAATCGGGCCGGGATTGGTCACCTGCCCTACCGGATTTCCAAAGCGGGACTGGTGACGTTAACGGAGTGTCTGGCCCTGGAACTGGCTCCCGGAATTCAGGTCAATGCGATCGCCCCGGGCGCGATACTCCCTCCTCCGGGCGAAGATCGTTCCTATCTGGAGCAACGCTCAGGCGGAATTCCGCTGAAGCGGGTGGGAAATCCAGAGGAGATCTGTCGGACGGTGCTCTATCTGCTGAATTCCGAATTTGTAACTGGTGAAGTCATCTCCGTGGCCGGCGGCGAACAGCTGACAGGTGGAGCCTGATCGAACTGTTCCTGTCCCGCCGCTCCGTCTTCAGGAAGAGTGCGCTTTGAGGACAGCCTGCCTGACAACCTGCATCGTTCGCTTTTGACGGGCGCTGATGGACTCCATGACGGTATTGAGTTTCTCCAGAGATTGATCGTAGTTCTCATAGACGGCAATCGCACGATCAGCAATCTGTTGTTGATTGACTTCGTCAATTTCAAACGTCCAGTCCGCTAATCCGATATCGTACCACATCTGACCTTTGATGGTATCTGTGGGTTGTCGGACATAGAGTCCTGGCGTCCCGTGTGCACAGGCGATGATGGGCGAGTGGCATTCCATGCTGACCACCGCTGATGCATCCCGATAGAGTGAGCCTGCTTCGTCAGGAAGCCAGTATTGATCGTGGGCGACCACTTTTGCTTTTACATCCTCAGGCAGTGGATCGATCACCAGTGGCTGAATGATTTCTGTCTGGTAAGTCATTTCGGGACAGACGACCGCTTTCTGACCGCTGGTGCGGACCCACTTGATTATCGCCGCGCGTAGTTTCGCATGATCAATTTCCTGATACTCTTTATTTACCGATTCAACCTTTGCGATTTTCTCTTTGGACCAGCGGGACCCCTTGTGGATTTTGTGATACGGGGTGTACCGCAGTCGGGGAACCGCACAGAGATACTGCCCTGGCTCCAACTGGTGCTGTTGCTGGAATGCTTTAGCTTTGGGATCGTCGGTGAGGTCGATGGCAAAGGTGGCATCCGGGGCGAAGTCCTGCTCGGGCGATGTCACCCTGGCCTCTTTCAGGTTTTTCAGCGAGCTGGTCTCTCTGGTATAAATGAAGTCAGCCCCTGAGAGCAGACGATGGAGTTCGGGGGTGACTTCGGAGACCGTCACACCATAAATTCCGTAGGGCTTGCCTGTGACTTTGTCCCAGTGGGC
It encodes the following:
- a CDS encoding DUF1501 domain-containing protein, whose protein sequence is MSQFINQNSASSRRHFLAQSAFGVSSLALASLLNDEQLLAAPEKPALEEKTYDLLPKQTSHPARAKSMISIFCGGGPSHLDLFDRKPTLDKYAGKRFPGDGIKYDNAGQATSIIMPSPNTFEKCGESGMEINTALLPHLGEIVDDITLIRSMQLPNIRNHVAGMRAMTTGRGREGWPSLGSWITYGLGAETQNLPAFVAITIPRNPVGSPYWDSRHLPSIYQGTVVSKSEPRIANLNPIRELRGKPQSNQLDLLKELNQIHHQRHPGEDDLAARIASYELAARMQTAATEALDLTKETEATHQMYGADDPVTKEFADACMLARRFVERGVRFVQIWNYAWDMHENIFAALESRCKTCDKPCAALVTDLKNRGLLDSTMVQWGGEMGRLPVIQDRGKGKKPGRDHNTEGFSIWMAGGGIKEGHIHGATDDFGHRAVQDVVTQHDFHATLLHQFGLNYEGLNFEHNAQSVALVEPGQGKVASGILK
- a CDS encoding M14-type cytosolic carboxypeptidase, with amino-acid sequence MQTAGYRLNSLILSLLLLAVPVEAGELVVSADFPGGSAEVLKVDQRTRSITVRPAGDPQFGWPCWWYFKVSGIKPGETLTVSVDASSLKQANGSKLSANWALPERAAFSLDGKAWKQTGSGTREKDHCRWTQQVDAEQAWFAWGPPFVPSDAQALVDRLSRKHEDVTAFELCKTRAGRSVPALVVSPDGKHSDDRMVIWVQARQHAWESGGSWVGCGFIEWAVSDDPLAVALREKVDIYYVPIIDIDNVATGNGGKNQVPHDHNRDWSEMPRWNAVQAAMKALRQFDKQNRLVMFVDLHNPGASSKQPFFYIAPPELNTQRRKALQDAFIAVCREEMQEPLKLDRSTPSTGPKYDKRWKEISSNWVRSATREHVVGITLETCWNTPHSHPQGYMTVGQQLGRGIARYLKQDPRQSPALD
- a CDS encoding deoxyhypusine synthase family protein, which translates into the protein MSGDREFHDGRGDGLKPLKSLDLSSVNSFGELLQAMSATAFSGRRLGDAYDILLDMAQDSECKVVLTLSGAMTVAKQGSIICDMIDRGLVHAVVATGALIAHGLTESIGLVHYQYNPTDSDETLYKKGYNRIYDTLEMESNLNNVEKLVRSVLRESQPEDGVWSSARLCRALGQRLSEINDGRGILRSAYEQNVPVFIPAFTDSEIGLDVSTWAMSELIAKSGKPLEELEQEEILTALPSFNPFLDLQEYARLMRDAVTFGIFTIGGGVPRNWAQQVAPYYEIANYRLGTEWKEPRFRYGIRICPEPVHWGGLSGCTYSEGVSWGKFLSPQDGGRFAEVYSDATVVLPLLMKAVFEKLDSAS
- a CDS encoding S-adenosylmethionine decarboxylase family protein — encoded protein: MHKGRHLLIDCRNVSRDICLNDQLILEAMARGATRAGATVISQVRYHFGHNSAPGFTAMCLLDESHCSAHCYADLGLIALDVFTCGNTDPNDVLRYIREEVDLGDVSILEMPRFPIPNGQPALQEPAGSHCEADQVVAL
- a CDS encoding DUF1559 domain-containing protein, which translates into the protein MNFSQNPRHHRRGFTLIELLVVIAIIAILIALLLPAVQQAREAARRSTCKNSLKQIGLALYNYHDTHGTYPPGYIARGVVNSDPSSSETGSGFAWGVMLLPFLDQAPLYNQLNLNLNATVSPNIDLADQVVPIFRCPSDTNQGVFSVTDGSNSYQLSSANYVGVFGYGSLTMTPGNPAQKGILYRNSNVRVRDVIDGTSNTIVAGERSHQHQFVGAASIIEADSTWYAAIPNATRPAGMMSMPSMTEGPASLILGHVGQPAMMSMMAMHHPPNTTNHIANFSSKHEGGAHFLLGDGAVRFLSENMSYEIFQRLGMIADGNPIGEF
- a CDS encoding alpha/beta hydrolase family protein, with the protein product MIPSISIFRTFFALLFVACFLPAGFAGEASSKTPQNWSGKQDTWHGFQRVHFPTEGRKSYVVIPEKAAPGNPWVWRARFPDFHYEMDVELLKQGFHIAYLDVSDLFGSPQAIEYGNKFYKRLTQQHGLQSKVALEGVSRGGLFIYNWALANPDKVSCIYADTPVCDFKSWPGGKGKSEGSLARWNACLKSYGLTEQEALDWPNNPVDRITTIAEAEIPVLHIISENDQVVPPDENTLLMFSRVPEKYRKNNFQIISVKEGTEKSKGHHFTHPEPDRVVKFIRQHTLQSGNRVNSSSTNE
- a CDS encoding response regulator, with product MSFIPATHTTETLTKRFSDPVINSVIDVFKYFVGTTAELETIIDVSDAPRHLLSSAIEVNGPGKGIVVVNVPRDLVSRAVALLIDETLAEDEHVLTDFACELSNMIAGQAKKAVDHMGFQLGHPTLIETEQIDTLYPPEAGSKCGIFQTGIGEIAVYFGFVGQLGEILDQEGPEVEKKRLLVVDPDELSCALFKGLLHERYQVQTASTVEEAFMDAALNEPDLILLEIDADHGHQAEAVRQIKESPLMENVEILVVTSNRSTTAIIQAFNHGAADYILKTDFTKQILIGKIERALGRTPVVKEVMATTK
- a CDS encoding SDR family oxidoreductase, which codes for MELLSFPGLIAGFFYCLTLIDSERNIMNLEGKVAVITGSAVRIGRAIALTLADAGADICIHYNSSDQAARDTCHEIEQRGRLAMQVSADLSNPVSAAETVFSEVMTELGRADVLINSASVFENKQLKEATEADWDSQLDINLKAPFFLSQKFAEHLPSDRSGHIINIVDWRANRAGIGHLPYRISKAGLVTLTECLALELAPGIQVNAIAPGAILPPPGEDRSYLEQRSGGIPLKRVGNPEEICRTVLYLLNSEFVTGEVISVAGGEQLTGGA
- a CDS encoding polysaccharide pyruvyl transferase family protein, with the translated sequence MQPTPDNYTRRNWLKQTLTQSLALAGASQLGFSLPSARAEDKKPAENAPTLLLRSGWQTVNIGDIGHSPGILKLLEVYAPDFRIILWPNSVDRGVEPMLQKRFPHLKIVKGRLTRDGKLDSPELEEAFEQADFFLHGSGPSVVSRRELAHWDKVTGKPYGIYGVTVSEVTPELHRLLSGADFIYTRETSSLKNLKEARVTSPEQDFAPDATFAIDLTDDPKAKAFQQQHQLEPGQYLCAVPRLRYTPYHKIHKGSRWSKEKIAKVESVNKEYQEIDHAKLRAAIIKWVRTSGQKAVVCPEMTYQTEIIQPLVIDPLPEDVKAKVVAHDQYWLPDEAGSLYRDASAVVSMECHSPIIACAHGTPGLYVRQPTDTIKGQMWYDIGLADWTFEIDEVNQQQIADRAIAVYENYDQSLEKLNTVMESISARQKRTMQVVRQAVLKAHSS